One stretch of Streptomyces hygroscopicus DNA includes these proteins:
- a CDS encoding N5,N10-methylene tetrahydromethanopterin reductase, with protein MARPFRFGVNLLTLESAEAWRAKCRHAEQLGYDVLLTPDHLGNPAPFPALATAAEATERPRLGTFVLNAGFWNPALLAREVATCDALTDGRLELGLGAGYVKAEHDSAGLPFGSPRERVDHLVHTVAELERLLTDSEHRPRAVQSPRPPLLLGGNGDRLLRLAARHADIAAFTGAVQAPGKPQGALELISPEALEERVGAFRRFAAEAGRAEGADEPGEAIELNYLIQMAGPGADRRAKVRELSGYAPGLTEDQLLEHPALLLGDAKEMAEQLRAHRKRFGFSYFTVLEHNMEALAPVIEELHGS; from the coding sequence ATGGCAAGGCCGTTCCGCTTCGGAGTCAATCTGCTCACCCTTGAATCGGCCGAGGCATGGCGGGCGAAGTGCCGCCACGCCGAGCAACTCGGCTATGACGTGCTGCTCACCCCCGACCACCTCGGCAACCCCGCCCCGTTCCCGGCGCTGGCCACCGCCGCCGAGGCGACCGAGCGCCCACGGCTGGGCACCTTCGTACTCAACGCCGGCTTCTGGAACCCCGCGCTGCTCGCCCGGGAGGTGGCCACCTGCGACGCGCTCACCGACGGCCGGCTGGAGCTCGGCCTGGGCGCCGGCTATGTCAAGGCCGAGCACGACAGCGCCGGGCTGCCCTTCGGTTCACCACGGGAACGGGTGGACCACCTCGTACATACCGTGGCCGAGTTGGAGCGTCTGCTGACCGATTCCGAGCACCGGCCGCGGGCCGTCCAGTCCCCGCGCCCGCCACTGCTGCTCGGCGGCAACGGCGACCGGCTGCTGCGGCTGGCCGCGCGCCATGCGGACATCGCGGCCTTCACCGGGGCGGTGCAGGCCCCCGGCAAGCCCCAGGGCGCCCTGGAGCTGATCAGCCCCGAGGCGCTGGAGGAGCGGGTAGGCGCCTTCCGCCGCTTCGCCGCCGAAGCGGGGCGGGCGGAGGGGGCCGATGAGCCGGGTGAGGCGATCGAGCTGAACTACCTCATCCAGATGGCCGGGCCCGGCGCCGACCGGCGCGCCAAGGTGCGCGAGCTGTCCGGGTACGCACCGGGCCTCACCGAGGACCAGCTGCTGGAGCACCCGGCGCTGCTGCTGGGCGACGCCAAGGAGATGGCGGAGCAGTTGCGGGCCCACCGCAAGCGGTTCGGCTTCTCGTACTTCACCGTGCTGGAGCACAACATGGAGGCACTCGCCCCGGTGATCGAGGAGCTGCACGGAAGCTGA
- a CDS encoding N-acetyltransferase GCN5, producing MNDLRIRAAAPADLDTVLAFWKEAAEGTSISDDRDGVARLLDRDPESLLLAERDGELAGTVIAGFDGWRCHLYRLAVHPGHRRRGVATALLGAAEERFTALGGRRGDAMVLNENGPAHHAWSAAGYERQPQWSRWVKPLAP from the coding sequence ATGAACGATCTTCGGATACGGGCCGCGGCCCCCGCCGACCTCGACACCGTGCTCGCCTTCTGGAAGGAGGCGGCGGAGGGCACCAGCATCAGCGACGACCGGGACGGGGTGGCCCGGCTGCTCGACCGCGACCCGGAGTCGCTGCTGCTGGCCGAGCGGGACGGGGAACTCGCCGGAACCGTGATCGCCGGTTTCGACGGCTGGCGCTGCCATCTGTACCGGCTGGCCGTCCACCCCGGGCACCGCCGCCGGGGCGTGGCGACGGCCCTGCTGGGGGCGGCCGAGGAGCGGTTCACGGCCCTGGGCGGACGGCGCGGGGACGCGATGGTGCTCAACGAGAACGGGCCGGCCCACCATGCGTGGAGCGCGGCGGGCTATGAGCGCCAGCCGCAGTGGAGCCGCTGGGTCAAGCCGCTGGCCCCCTGA
- a CDS encoding membrane protein, whose translation MTEVLLLAVALLLAVTCGAFVAAEFSLTTVERSELERAAERGERGAAGALKAVRSLTYQLSGAQLGITVTNLVVGMLAEPSVAALLAGPLTAIGVPQSAVRSAALVLGTFLSTVVLMVVGELVPKNWAISRPLPVAKAVATPQRVFSSVFRPLISHLNNTANRTVRRMGLEPAEELASARGPQELIALARHSAKEGALEKDTAELFVRTLNLAELTAQNVMTPRVRVVALDIRATAEDVANATRATGLSRFPVYQGSLDTVTGLVHIKDVLAVPAEERPRRPVSDLMREALFVPESLTVDRLLDRLSAQRSMAVVIDEYGGTAGVVTLEDIVEEVVGEVRDEHDPKETPHLMPMGRDAEGHALYDADGAARMDQLKRIGLRVPPGPYDTLAGLIATELGRIPAVGDTVELAGWSVEVRKVTSHRAARVRLRAPLRGAGSDGDGGVPGAEGATGR comes from the coding sequence ATGACCGAAGTCCTCCTCCTGGCCGTGGCGCTTCTCCTGGCGGTGACCTGTGGCGCCTTCGTCGCGGCGGAGTTCTCGCTGACCACGGTCGAGCGCAGCGAGCTGGAACGGGCGGCCGAACGCGGGGAGCGCGGTGCGGCCGGTGCGCTGAAGGCCGTGCGCAGCCTCACCTATCAGCTCTCCGGCGCGCAGCTCGGCATCACCGTGACCAATCTGGTCGTCGGCATGCTGGCCGAGCCGTCCGTCGCGGCCCTGCTGGCCGGACCGCTCACCGCGATCGGCGTACCCCAGTCGGCCGTCCGTTCGGCCGCGCTGGTGCTCGGCACCTTTCTGTCGACCGTCGTGCTGATGGTCGTCGGCGAGCTGGTGCCCAAGAACTGGGCCATCTCCCGGCCACTGCCGGTCGCCAAGGCCGTGGCGACCCCGCAGCGCGTCTTCAGCTCCGTCTTCCGCCCGCTGATCAGCCATCTCAACAACACCGCCAACCGCACCGTGCGCCGGATGGGCCTGGAGCCCGCCGAGGAGCTGGCCTCCGCGCGCGGCCCGCAGGAGCTGATCGCCCTCGCCCGCCACTCCGCCAAGGAGGGCGCGCTGGAGAAGGACACCGCCGAACTGTTCGTGCGCACCCTGAACCTCGCCGAGCTCACCGCGCAGAACGTGATGACCCCGAGAGTGCGGGTGGTGGCGCTGGACATACGGGCCACCGCCGAGGACGTCGCCAACGCCACCCGCGCCACCGGGCTGTCCCGCTTCCCCGTCTACCAGGGCAGCCTGGACACGGTGACCGGCCTCGTCCACATCAAGGACGTCCTGGCGGTCCCCGCCGAGGAGCGGCCCCGCCGCCCGGTCTCCGATCTGATGCGCGAGGCACTGTTCGTCCCGGAGTCGCTGACCGTGGACCGGCTGCTGGACCGGCTCTCGGCGCAGCGCAGCATGGCCGTGGTCATCGACGAGTACGGCGGCACGGCCGGGGTCGTCACGCTGGAGGACATCGTCGAGGAGGTGGTCGGCGAGGTCCGCGACGAGCACGATCCGAAGGAGACCCCCCATCTGATGCCGATGGGCCGGGACGCGGAGGGCCATGCGCTGTACGACGCGGACGGCGCGGCCCGCATGGATCAGCTCAAGCGCATCGGGCTGCGGGTGCCGCCGGGCCCGTACGACACCCTGGCCGGGCTGATCGCCACCGAGCTGGGCCGGATCCCCGCCGTCGGCGACACCGTCGAGCTGGCGGGCTGGTCCGTGGAGGTGCGCAAGGTGACGAGCCACCGCGCGGCCCGGGTCCGGCTGCGGGCGCCGCTGCGCGGTGCCGGGAGCGACGGCGACGGCGGCGTGCCCGGCGCCGAGGGGGCGACGGGCCGATGA
- a CDS encoding membrane protein — protein sequence MTVLQLLIGLLTLVLNAFFVGAEFALISVRRSQIDPHAQQGDRRARSVLWALEHLSALLAAAQLGITLCTLVLGAVAEPAIAHLLEPFFHVVGLPLGLVHPVSFVIALAVATYLHMLFGEMVPKNVALAEPVRTVLLLGPPLVALARTLRPVIFGVNSLANGLLKLMRVEPKGEVAATFSDDELARMVSDSSEAGLLDDRATVRLRDVLELGRRRVRDVVLPMDQVVKAQLGVTPEELEQLAARTGFSRFPVVDDSGRILGYLHVKDALDARPRDVPFRPDQLRPIPRVRSHTPLDDVLTAMRDSRTHLAAVIAADGRLEGLVTMEDVLRELVA from the coding sequence ATGACCGTCCTCCAGCTCCTGATCGGCCTGCTGACGCTGGTCCTCAACGCCTTCTTCGTGGGCGCGGAGTTCGCCCTGATCTCGGTGCGCCGCAGCCAGATCGATCCGCACGCCCAGCAGGGCGACCGGCGGGCCCGGTCCGTGCTGTGGGCCCTGGAGCACCTCTCCGCGCTGCTGGCCGCGGCCCAGCTCGGGATCACGCTGTGCACGCTGGTGCTGGGCGCCGTCGCGGAACCCGCCATCGCGCATCTGCTGGAGCCGTTCTTCCATGTGGTGGGGCTGCCGCTGGGTCTGGTGCACCCGGTCTCGTTCGTGATCGCGCTGGCCGTGGCCACCTATCTGCACATGCTGTTCGGCGAGATGGTGCCCAAGAACGTGGCGCTGGCCGAGCCGGTGCGCACCGTGCTGTTGCTCGGCCCGCCCCTGGTCGCCCTCGCCCGCACCCTGCGCCCGGTGATCTTCGGCGTGAACTCCTTGGCGAACGGGCTGCTGAAGCTGATGCGCGTGGAGCCCAAGGGCGAGGTCGCGGCGACCTTCTCGGACGATGAGCTGGCCCGGATGGTCTCGGACTCCAGCGAGGCCGGGCTGCTGGACGACCGCGCCACCGTGCGGCTGCGGGACGTGCTGGAGCTGGGCCGGCGACGGGTGCGGGATGTCGTGCTGCCCATGGATCAGGTGGTCAAGGCGCAGCTCGGGGTGACCCCCGAGGAGCTGGAACAACTGGCGGCGCGGACCGGCTTCTCACGGTTCCCGGTGGTCGACGACTCCGGGCGGATCCTGGGCTATCTGCATGTGAAGGACGCGCTGGACGCACGGCCCCGGGATGTGCCGTTCCGCCCCGATCAGCTGCGCCCGATCCCCCGGGTGCGGTCCCATACGCCGCTGGACGACGTGCTCACCGCGATGCGCGACAGCCGCACCCACCTCGCGGCGGTCATCGCCGCGGACGGACGGCTGGAGGGGCTGGTGACCATGGAGGACGTGCTGCGCGAGCTGGTCGCCTGA
- a CDS encoding GDSL family lipase, translated as MQTNITYSSFVAVGDSFTEGMSDRLPDGTYRGWADLLAGRLAAHSPGFRYANLAVRGKLIGQIVEEQTGPAAAMGADLVTLVGGLNDVLRPKCDVGRVCALLEEAVERLAPTCKRLVLMRSPGRRGPVFERFQPRMEQLFSVIDELGARHDATVVDLFASQAVGDPRMWDEDRLHLNAEGHRRVAEAIWQALGHEPEADWNAPLPPAVPVGWIARRTSDVRFARQHLGPWIGRRLTGRSSGDGRAPKRAELLPYEG; from the coding sequence ATGCAGACGAACATCACCTACAGCAGCTTTGTCGCGGTCGGCGACTCCTTCACCGAGGGCATGTCGGACCGGCTCCCCGACGGTACTTACCGAGGCTGGGCGGATCTGCTCGCCGGTCGGCTCGCGGCCCACAGCCCCGGCTTCCGATACGCCAACCTCGCGGTCCGCGGCAAGCTGATCGGGCAGATCGTCGAGGAGCAGACGGGACCGGCGGCGGCCATGGGCGCCGATCTGGTGACCCTGGTCGGCGGGCTGAACGATGTACTGCGGCCGAAATGCGATGTGGGCCGGGTGTGCGCCCTGCTGGAGGAGGCCGTCGAGCGGCTGGCGCCCACCTGCAAGCGGCTGGTGCTGATGCGCAGCCCGGGGCGGCGCGGGCCGGTGTTCGAGCGGTTCCAGCCACGGATGGAGCAGCTGTTCTCGGTCATCGACGAGCTGGGCGCACGGCATGACGCGACCGTCGTGGACCTGTTCGCCTCCCAGGCCGTCGGGGACCCCCGGATGTGGGACGAGGACCGGCTGCATCTGAACGCCGAGGGGCACCGGCGAGTCGCCGAGGCCATCTGGCAGGCGCTGGGCCATGAGCCGGAGGCCGACTGGAACGCGCCGCTGCCGCCCGCGGTGCCCGTCGGCTGGATAGCCCGCCGCACCTCGGACGTGCGGTTCGCCCGCCAGCACCTCGGGCCGTGGATCGGCAGGCGGCTGACCGGCCGCTCCTCGGGCGACGGTCGCGCCCCCAAGCGCGCCGAGCTGCTGCCGTACGAGGGCTGA